The proteins below are encoded in one region of Triticum aestivum cultivar Chinese Spring chromosome 1B, IWGSC CS RefSeq v2.1, whole genome shotgun sequence:
- the LOC123138900 gene encoding probable 1-acyl-sn-glycerol-3-phosphate acyltransferase 5 isoform X2, translating to MPRPAIIAGLLLAFTCRCSFLVGVGAALLPLLGVWDLATGTQHTFIARGVRFAACPEHLSAPGRPCARGRATGESLDGSFGAGNVNCRKEQLFTFWYCMMNGSTGSLGDHVNGKQVQSVDPPGLSSFNNGPRHRPLNALRRCRGVLCLVIMPVTACMMMVYLAPVTTFVVRLFSVHYSRKWTCFLFGMWLAMFPFLFEKINRTRFVFSGEKVPPKECVLLFANHRTEVDWMYLWDLALRKGRLQSIKYILKKSLMKLPIFNWAFHIIEFIPVERNWEVDEPLIRRRLSELKYPKDPLWLAVFPEGTDYTEKKCIKSQEYAAEHGLPILKNVLLPKIKGFNCCLQELRSNLDAVYDITIAYKHRLPTFMDNVYGVDPSEVHIHTKIIQVSDIPTAEDEVSSWLTERFRLKDELLSDFLTQGHFPNEGTEEDLSTLKCVANFVAVIGMTAFFIYLTLFSSVWFRVFAGCSASFLTYATLYSVHAPQIVCLPEAGAHAKKA from the exons ATGCCACGGCCGGCCATCATTGCTGGGTTGCTGCTGGCCTTTACGTGCAGATGCAGTTTTTTAGTGGGTGTGGGTGCGGCTTTGTTGCCACTATTGGGAGTTTGGGATCTGGCCACGGGGACCCAGCACACATTTATCGCTCGTGGAGTTCGGTTTGCTGCCTGCCCCGAGCATTTATCAGCGCCAGGCCGTCCTTGTGCCAGGGGAAGGGCGACAG GTGAAAGTCTAGATGGCTCCTTTGGTGCTGGGAATGTGAATTGCAGAAAAGAACAACTGTTTACATTTTGGTACTGCATGATGAACGGTTCAACGGGTTCCCTAGGGGATCATGTGAACGGAAAGCAAGTGCAAAGTGTTGACCCTCCTGGTCTTTCAAGTTTCAACAATGGACCAAGACACCGTCCGTTGAATGCATTGAGACGCTGCCGTGGTGTATTGTGCTTGGTGATTATGCCGGTGACCGCATGCATGATGATGGTTTACCTAGCCCCTGTGACAACCTTCGTTGTACGGTTGTTCAGTGTGCATTACAGCAGAAAGTGGACGTGCTTTCTGTTCGGGATGTGGTTAGCCATGTTTCCCTTTTTGTTTGAGAAGATCAACAGGACAAGGTTTGTTTTCTCTGGTGAAAAGGTGCCCCCCAAAGAGTGTGTCTTGCTGTTTGCTAACCACAGAACTGAGGTAGATTGGATGTACCTGTGGGATCTTGCATTGAGGAAAGGCCGTTTGCAGTCTATCAAGTACATCCTGAAGAAAAGTTTGATGAAGTTGCCTATTTTCAACTGGGCATTTCACATTATTGAGTTTATTCCTGTAGAGCGGAATTGGGAGGTTGACGAACCACTAATCCGAAGAAGGCTTTCTGAACTGAAGTACCCCAAGGATCCCCTTTGGCTCGCAGTTTTTCCAGAAGGCACTGATTATAC TGAGAAGAAATGCATCAAAAGTCAAGAGTATGCGGCAGAGCATGGTTTGCCTATTCTGAAAAATGTCCTCCTTCCCAAGATAAAAGGTTTCAATTGCTGCCTGCAAGAGCTGAGGAGTAACTTGGATGCTG TTTACGACATCACGATCGCATACAAGCATCGGCTCCCAACGTTCATGGACAACGTGTACGGCGTCGACCCTTCCGAGGTCCACATCCACACCAAGATCATCCAGGTCTCTGACATACCGACAGCAGAGGACGAAGTATCCAGCTGGCTGACGGAGAGGTTCAGACTGAAGGACGAGCTCCTGTCTGATTTTTTGACACAAGGCCACTTCCCCAATGAAGGAACCGAAGAAGACCTGTCCACGCTCAAGTGCGTCGCGAATTTTGTTGCGGTGATCGGCATGACGGCCTTCTTCATCTACCTGACCCTGTTCTCGTCCGTGTGGTTCAGGGTGTTCGCGGGGTGCAGCGCCTCTTTCCTCACGTATGCGACCCTGTACTCTGTACACGCGCCCCAGATCGTGTGTTTGCCGGAGGCCGGCGCCCACGCCAAGAAAGCTTGA
- the LOC123138900 gene encoding probable 1-acyl-sn-glycerol-3-phosphate acyltransferase 5 isoform X1: protein MPRPAIIAGLLLAFTCRCSFLVGVGAALLPLLGVWDLATGTQHTFIARGVRFAACPEHLSAPGRPCARGRATDLISPMAGESLDGSFGAGNVNCRKEQLFTFWYCMMNGSTGSLGDHVNGKQVQSVDPPGLSSFNNGPRHRPLNALRRCRGVLCLVIMPVTACMMMVYLAPVTTFVVRLFSVHYSRKWTCFLFGMWLAMFPFLFEKINRTRFVFSGEKVPPKECVLLFANHRTEVDWMYLWDLALRKGRLQSIKYILKKSLMKLPIFNWAFHIIEFIPVERNWEVDEPLIRRRLSELKYPKDPLWLAVFPEGTDYTEKKCIKSQEYAAEHGLPILKNVLLPKIKGFNCCLQELRSNLDAVYDITIAYKHRLPTFMDNVYGVDPSEVHIHTKIIQVSDIPTAEDEVSSWLTERFRLKDELLSDFLTQGHFPNEGTEEDLSTLKCVANFVAVIGMTAFFIYLTLFSSVWFRVFAGCSASFLTYATLYSVHAPQIVCLPEAGAHAKKA, encoded by the exons ATGCCACGGCCGGCCATCATTGCTGGGTTGCTGCTGGCCTTTACGTGCAGATGCAGTTTTTTAGTGGGTGTGGGTGCGGCTTTGTTGCCACTATTGGGAGTTTGGGATCTGGCCACGGGGACCCAGCACACATTTATCGCTCGTGGAGTTCGGTTTGCTGCCTGCCCCGAGCATTTATCAGCGCCAGGCCGTCCTTGTGCCAGGGGAAGGGCGACAG ATCTCATTTCTCCCATGGCAGGTGAAAGTCTAGATGGCTCCTTTGGTGCTGGGAATGTGAATTGCAGAAAAGAACAACTGTTTACATTTTGGTACTGCATGATGAACGGTTCAACGGGTTCCCTAGGGGATCATGTGAACGGAAAGCAAGTGCAAAGTGTTGACCCTCCTGGTCTTTCAAGTTTCAACAATGGACCAAGACACCGTCCGTTGAATGCATTGAGACGCTGCCGTGGTGTATTGTGCTTGGTGATTATGCCGGTGACCGCATGCATGATGATGGTTTACCTAGCCCCTGTGACAACCTTCGTTGTACGGTTGTTCAGTGTGCATTACAGCAGAAAGTGGACGTGCTTTCTGTTCGGGATGTGGTTAGCCATGTTTCCCTTTTTGTTTGAGAAGATCAACAGGACAAGGTTTGTTTTCTCTGGTGAAAAGGTGCCCCCCAAAGAGTGTGTCTTGCTGTTTGCTAACCACAGAACTGAGGTAGATTGGATGTACCTGTGGGATCTTGCATTGAGGAAAGGCCGTTTGCAGTCTATCAAGTACATCCTGAAGAAAAGTTTGATGAAGTTGCCTATTTTCAACTGGGCATTTCACATTATTGAGTTTATTCCTGTAGAGCGGAATTGGGAGGTTGACGAACCACTAATCCGAAGAAGGCTTTCTGAACTGAAGTACCCCAAGGATCCCCTTTGGCTCGCAGTTTTTCCAGAAGGCACTGATTATAC TGAGAAGAAATGCATCAAAAGTCAAGAGTATGCGGCAGAGCATGGTTTGCCTATTCTGAAAAATGTCCTCCTTCCCAAGATAAAAGGTTTCAATTGCTGCCTGCAAGAGCTGAGGAGTAACTTGGATGCTG TTTACGACATCACGATCGCATACAAGCATCGGCTCCCAACGTTCATGGACAACGTGTACGGCGTCGACCCTTCCGAGGTCCACATCCACACCAAGATCATCCAGGTCTCTGACATACCGACAGCAGAGGACGAAGTATCCAGCTGGCTGACGGAGAGGTTCAGACTGAAGGACGAGCTCCTGTCTGATTTTTTGACACAAGGCCACTTCCCCAATGAAGGAACCGAAGAAGACCTGTCCACGCTCAAGTGCGTCGCGAATTTTGTTGCGGTGATCGGCATGACGGCCTTCTTCATCTACCTGACCCTGTTCTCGTCCGTGTGGTTCAGGGTGTTCGCGGGGTGCAGCGCCTCTTTCCTCACGTATGCGACCCTGTACTCTGTACACGCGCCCCAGATCGTGTGTTTGCCGGAGGCCGGCGCCCACGCCAAGAAAGCTTGA
- the LOC123138900 gene encoding probable 1-acyl-sn-glycerol-3-phosphate acyltransferase 5 isoform X4: MMNGSTGSLGDHVNGKQVQSVDPPGLSSFNNGPRHRPLNALRRCRGVLCLVIMPVTACMMMVYLAPVTTFVVRLFSVHYSRKWTCFLFGMWLAMFPFLFEKINRTRFVFSGEKVPPKECVLLFANHRTEVDWMYLWDLALRKGRLQSIKYILKKSLMKLPIFNWAFHIIEFIPVERNWEVDEPLIRRRLSELKYPKDPLWLAVFPEGTDYTEKKCIKSQEYAAEHGLPILKNVLLPKIKGFNCCLQELRSNLDAVYDITIAYKHRLPTFMDNVYGVDPSEVHIHTKIIQVSDIPTAEDEVSSWLTERFRLKDELLSDFLTQGHFPNEGTEEDLSTLKCVANFVAVIGMTAFFIYLTLFSSVWFRVFAGCSASFLTYATLYSVHAPQIVCLPEAGAHAKKA, translated from the exons ATGATGAACGGTTCAACGGGTTCCCTAGGGGATCATGTGAACGGAAAGCAAGTGCAAAGTGTTGACCCTCCTGGTCTTTCAAGTTTCAACAATGGACCAAGACACCGTCCGTTGAATGCATTGAGACGCTGCCGTGGTGTATTGTGCTTGGTGATTATGCCGGTGACCGCATGCATGATGATGGTTTACCTAGCCCCTGTGACAACCTTCGTTGTACGGTTGTTCAGTGTGCATTACAGCAGAAAGTGGACGTGCTTTCTGTTCGGGATGTGGTTAGCCATGTTTCCCTTTTTGTTTGAGAAGATCAACAGGACAAGGTTTGTTTTCTCTGGTGAAAAGGTGCCCCCCAAAGAGTGTGTCTTGCTGTTTGCTAACCACAGAACTGAGGTAGATTGGATGTACCTGTGGGATCTTGCATTGAGGAAAGGCCGTTTGCAGTCTATCAAGTACATCCTGAAGAAAAGTTTGATGAAGTTGCCTATTTTCAACTGGGCATTTCACATTATTGAGTTTATTCCTGTAGAGCGGAATTGGGAGGTTGACGAACCACTAATCCGAAGAAGGCTTTCTGAACTGAAGTACCCCAAGGATCCCCTTTGGCTCGCAGTTTTTCCAGAAGGCACTGATTATAC TGAGAAGAAATGCATCAAAAGTCAAGAGTATGCGGCAGAGCATGGTTTGCCTATTCTGAAAAATGTCCTCCTTCCCAAGATAAAAGGTTTCAATTGCTGCCTGCAAGAGCTGAGGAGTAACTTGGATGCTG TTTACGACATCACGATCGCATACAAGCATCGGCTCCCAACGTTCATGGACAACGTGTACGGCGTCGACCCTTCCGAGGTCCACATCCACACCAAGATCATCCAGGTCTCTGACATACCGACAGCAGAGGACGAAGTATCCAGCTGGCTGACGGAGAGGTTCAGACTGAAGGACGAGCTCCTGTCTGATTTTTTGACACAAGGCCACTTCCCCAATGAAGGAACCGAAGAAGACCTGTCCACGCTCAAGTGCGTCGCGAATTTTGTTGCGGTGATCGGCATGACGGCCTTCTTCATCTACCTGACCCTGTTCTCGTCCGTGTGGTTCAGGGTGTTCGCGGGGTGCAGCGCCTCTTTCCTCACGTATGCGACCCTGTACTCTGTACACGCGCCCCAGATCGTGTGTTTGCCGGAGGCCGGCGCCCACGCCAAGAAAGCTTGA
- the LOC123138900 gene encoding probable 1-acyl-sn-glycerol-3-phosphate acyltransferase 5 isoform X3 translates to MAGESLDGSFGAGNVNCRKEQLFTFWYCMMNGSTGSLGDHVNGKQVQSVDPPGLSSFNNGPRHRPLNALRRCRGVLCLVIMPVTACMMMVYLAPVTTFVVRLFSVHYSRKWTCFLFGMWLAMFPFLFEKINRTRFVFSGEKVPPKECVLLFANHRTEVDWMYLWDLALRKGRLQSIKYILKKSLMKLPIFNWAFHIIEFIPVERNWEVDEPLIRRRLSELKYPKDPLWLAVFPEGTDYTEKKCIKSQEYAAEHGLPILKNVLLPKIKGFNCCLQELRSNLDAVYDITIAYKHRLPTFMDNVYGVDPSEVHIHTKIIQVSDIPTAEDEVSSWLTERFRLKDELLSDFLTQGHFPNEGTEEDLSTLKCVANFVAVIGMTAFFIYLTLFSSVWFRVFAGCSASFLTYATLYSVHAPQIVCLPEAGAHAKKA, encoded by the exons ATGGCAGGTGAAAGTCTAGATGGCTCCTTTGGTGCTGGGAATGTGAATTGCAGAAAAGAACAACTGTTTACATTTTGGTACTGCATGATGAACGGTTCAACGGGTTCCCTAGGGGATCATGTGAACGGAAAGCAAGTGCAAAGTGTTGACCCTCCTGGTCTTTCAAGTTTCAACAATGGACCAAGACACCGTCCGTTGAATGCATTGAGACGCTGCCGTGGTGTATTGTGCTTGGTGATTATGCCGGTGACCGCATGCATGATGATGGTTTACCTAGCCCCTGTGACAACCTTCGTTGTACGGTTGTTCAGTGTGCATTACAGCAGAAAGTGGACGTGCTTTCTGTTCGGGATGTGGTTAGCCATGTTTCCCTTTTTGTTTGAGAAGATCAACAGGACAAGGTTTGTTTTCTCTGGTGAAAAGGTGCCCCCCAAAGAGTGTGTCTTGCTGTTTGCTAACCACAGAACTGAGGTAGATTGGATGTACCTGTGGGATCTTGCATTGAGGAAAGGCCGTTTGCAGTCTATCAAGTACATCCTGAAGAAAAGTTTGATGAAGTTGCCTATTTTCAACTGGGCATTTCACATTATTGAGTTTATTCCTGTAGAGCGGAATTGGGAGGTTGACGAACCACTAATCCGAAGAAGGCTTTCTGAACTGAAGTACCCCAAGGATCCCCTTTGGCTCGCAGTTTTTCCAGAAGGCACTGATTATAC TGAGAAGAAATGCATCAAAAGTCAAGAGTATGCGGCAGAGCATGGTTTGCCTATTCTGAAAAATGTCCTCCTTCCCAAGATAAAAGGTTTCAATTGCTGCCTGCAAGAGCTGAGGAGTAACTTGGATGCTG TTTACGACATCACGATCGCATACAAGCATCGGCTCCCAACGTTCATGGACAACGTGTACGGCGTCGACCCTTCCGAGGTCCACATCCACACCAAGATCATCCAGGTCTCTGACATACCGACAGCAGAGGACGAAGTATCCAGCTGGCTGACGGAGAGGTTCAGACTGAAGGACGAGCTCCTGTCTGATTTTTTGACACAAGGCCACTTCCCCAATGAAGGAACCGAAGAAGACCTGTCCACGCTCAAGTGCGTCGCGAATTTTGTTGCGGTGATCGGCATGACGGCCTTCTTCATCTACCTGACCCTGTTCTCGTCCGTGTGGTTCAGGGTGTTCGCGGGGTGCAGCGCCTCTTTCCTCACGTATGCGACCCTGTACTCTGTACACGCGCCCCAGATCGTGTGTTTGCCGGAGGCCGGCGCCCACGCCAAGAAAGCTTGA